The sequence CTCTATCTACTCATGTTTACCCATCTAACCAGTGAGCGCGAATCGGTGGCAGTTCCCATGCCGGAGAATACCCCGTACGGATCGTTTGTTAAAATTGTTGAGGGTGGTATCCAAACCGGTGAGCTCGATTAAGCAACCTTTTTTCTGTAAATTTCTTTAAAAGCAGGGCGATCATTAGACTCGGGTAAGTACCGTTTTTCATTCTGCCATTGATCGTTCTGTTCGATCAGCATGGCCGCCGCAAGGCGAAGCAAACTATCGGCATTAGGGAATACGCCTACGACCTTTGTTCGCCTTTTTATTTCTTTCATTTGACGTTCAGCCAAATTTGAGGTTCGTAACTTCCTCCTGTGGTTTTCCGGGATATGAAATACGCTTAATCCCTCCCGGAGATTTTCATCAGCCCACTGGGCAAGACGGGGCTGGGTCTTCTCATACTTTTCTACCAGGCTCTGCAAGTACCTTTCGGCGTTCTGTTCATCTGGGGCATTGAAAACCTTGCGGATTTCCGCCGCTACCGCCGGGACATCGTCTTTCCTTGTCACGTAACCACGAGCATTTTGCTGCAAGTGAAATTGACACCGTTGCCACAAGATTCCAGGAAACACAGCATCGATAGCTGCTCGAAGACCCGCATGGTCATCACTGGTAATCATGGTCAGACCATGGAGCCCTCTACGAACCAGGCCTTCTAGAAACGATCGCCAATTTACCTCCGCTTCGCTATTGGCTACTTCTGTGCCCAAAATCTGACGTTTGCCTTCATAATCGACGCCTATGGCCATCAGTAGGGACTGTTTGACCACTTTCGAGCCTACACGCACTGATTCATATGTAGCGTCGAGCACGAGATACTGTATTTGTCCTACCGGCGAGGATCGCCAGGATGTTGCCTCTTCATCCAGCTCCTTCGCCAATCGACTTACCTGTGAGGAGCTCACCTCGGTGCCGCATAGGATTTCTACGATATCTGAAACCCGTCTAGTACTGACCCCTTTTACGTACATCTCGGCTATCGCAAGTTTTAAGGCTCGTTCACTCCGAATACCCTTTTCGATACAGCTGGGATAGAATTCCAGTCCGCGGACTTGAGGTATCTTGAGTAATACCTTCCCGGTAGCCAAAGCCAAGGTTTTGTTCTTAAACCCGTTGGCGTAGCCCATTCGATCTTCGGTCCGCTCATAGGGTTCGGCCT comes from Spirochaeta lutea and encodes:
- a CDS encoding IS256 family transposase; the protein is MAYQSEYTLLEQVIQMLATKEDSKFSKVIEKVVNEAMKLERAKTLQAEPYERTEDRMGYANGFKNKTLALATGKVLLKIPQVRGLEFYPSCIEKGIRSERALKLAIAEMYVKGVSTRRVSDIVEILCGTEVSSSQVSRLAKELDEEATSWRSSPVGQIQYLVLDATYESVRVGSKVVKQSLLMAIGVDYEGKRQILGTEVANSEAEVNWRSFLEGLVRRGLHGLTMITSDDHAGLRAAIDAVFPGILWQRCQFHLQQNARGYVTRKDDVPAVAAEIRKVFNAPDEQNAERYLQSLVEKYEKTQPRLAQWADENLREGLSVFHIPENHRRKLRTSNLAERQMKEIKRRTKVVGVFPNADSLLRLAAAMLIEQNDQWQNEKRYLPESNDRPAFKEIYRKKVA